The window TCGGTGGGTGCCGGGATGATCCTGGCATCGATGGTGATGGCACAGACGGCCTTCCACAACGGGTTCCCCGCGGCGCTGGCCCTGCTCGCCGGGCTCGTCGCGGCACTCGCCGCGGGCGCGCTCAACGGGTTCCTCGTCACCCGCGTCAAGCTGCCACCGTTCATCGCGACACTCGGCACGCTCAACGTCTTCATCGCGTTGACGCTGCTCTACAGCGGAGGTCAGACGGTCAGGAAGTCCGAGATGCCCGGACTCCTGTCGTGGACGGCGACGGCGTTCCCGATCGGGGACGTCATGCTGACCGTCGGGGTCGTCATCATGATCGCCCTGTACCTCCTCATGGCCTACGTGCTGGGGCGGACCTCATGGGGTCGGCACGTGTACGCGGTCGGGGACGACATCGAGGCTGCGCGCCTCGCGGGGATCTCGACGACGAAGGTGCTCATGAGCGTGTACGTCGTCGCCGGCGCGATCCTCGCGGTCGCCGCGTGGATCCAGATCGGCCGCTCCGGCGCCGCGAGCCCGAACGCGGGCGCCGATCTCAACCTCGACTCGATCACGGCCGTCGTGATCGGCGGCACCTCGCTGTTCGGTGGTCGCGGGATCATCTGGGGAACGCTGCTCGGCGCCGTCATCGTCGGCGTGTTCCGCAACGGCCTCTTCCTCGCGAACGTCGACGGCCTCTACCAGACGCTCGCGATCGGCATCCTCGTCATCGTCGCGGTCGCCGTCGACCAGTGGATCAGGAAGGTGCGCAAATGAGCCTCGTCACGGACGCCGTCGAGCCGGTGCCGACGCCGCAGGGCGTCCCCGTGCTCGAAGCGAAGCGACTCGTCAAGACGTTCGGGAAGGTCGTCGGCCTCGACGGTGTGAGCCTGCAGCTGCACGCGGGCGAGGTGCTCGCGATCATCGGCGACAACGGTGCGGGCAAGTCCACGCTCATCAAGTGTCTGACCGGTGCCTACGTCCCCGATCAGGGCGAGCTGCTGCTGGACGGTGAGCCGGTGCACTTCAAACGCCCGCAGGACGCGCGCGATGCCGGCATCGAGACGGTCTATCAGAACCTCGCCGTGTCGCCCGCGCTCGATGTCGCCTCGAACCTGTTCCTCGGTCGCGAGCGCCGGAAGCCCGGCATCCTCGGCACCGTGTTCCGGACGCTCGACACGGCCGGTATGCGCGCGGAGGCCCGTGAACAGTTGCAGCGGCTCGGGATCTCGACCCTGCAGGACGTGACGGTCGCCGTCGAGAACCTGTCGGGCGGTCAGCGACAGGCCGTCGCCGTCGCCCGGGCCGCGGCCTTCGGCTCGAAGGTCGTCGTGCTCGACGAACCGACGGCGGCACTCGGTGTGCGCGAGTCGAACCAGGTGCTCGAGCTCATCGAGCGCCTGCGCGAGCAGCACGTTCCCGTCGTCCTCATCTCGCACAACATGCCGCACGTGTTCCAGGTCGCGGACCGGATCCACATCCAGCGTCTCGGCAAGCGGGCCGCGACGATCACGCCGCGATCGCACAGCATGACCGACGCGGTCGCGATCATGACGGGAGCGGCCGTTGCCTGACGAGAACGGGACACCGGACCGGCGTGCGCCACGGGCCGAGCCGGCGGCTCCGGCTGCGGTGCCGAGGACGCTGTACGCCGAGTTCACGGCGAGGCCCGGCACCGAGTCGGCCGTCCAGGACCTCATCGTCGCCTACGCGGACGAGGTCAGGGCCGAACCCGGCAACCTCCGCTTCGAGGTGTACCGGCGAGCGGAGTCGCCCGCCGCGTTCGTCGTGTTCGAACGCTACGCCGATGAGGCGGCGTTCCGGGCGCATCTCGCGCACCCCACGGGCCGCGCGTTCAACGACGAGCTGGTGCCCCTGATCGAGGAGGACGCGAGCGTGCTCAGTTTCCTGAACGACGTGGTGAGCTGATGGCGACAACCGACGCCGACCGCCCCGACCCGGTCGGGACCGTTGACGCACGGATCGTCGTCATCGGCGAGGCGCTCGTCGACGTCGTCCACCGTCTCGACGGGCGGATCGAGGAGATGCCCGGCGGGAGCCCCGCGAACGTCGCGCTCACGCTCGGCAGGCTCGGACACCGCCCGCAGCTCGTGACGCAGCTCGCCGACGACCGTCACGGACGGGTCGTCCGCGCGTGGCTCGACGAATCCGGTGTCGAGCTCGTCGCGAGCGCCTCCCCCCGCACCTCGACGGCGACCGCGTTCCTCGACGCGGCGGGAGCGGCGAGCTACGAGTTCGACCTCGACTGGGACATCGCCATCGCCCCGCAGGAGGTGATCGATGTGCTCCACTCGGGTTCGATCGCGGCATTGCTCGAGCCCGGCGCTACCGAGGTCGTCCGGGCGATGGGCGAGGCGCGACACGACGCCCTCGTCACCTACGACCCGAACGTCCGGCCCGTACTCCTGGGTGATCGGGGCCCGGTCCGGGAACGGGTCGAGCGCGTCGTGGCACTCTCGGATCTCGTGAAGGCGAGCGACGAGGACCTCGAATGGCTCTACCCGGAATCGAGCGCCGTCGAGGTCGCGAGGGCCTGGCAGGCGACCGGCCCCGCCGTCGTCATCGTCACCTCGGGCGCCGACGGCGCCTTCGCTGTGACCGCTCACGGGGTGTGGGAGGTCGCCGCGCCCCGAATCCGGGTCGCCGACACGGTGGGCGCGGGCGACACGTTCATGGCCGCACTCATCGACGTCCTGCTCCGATTGGGGATCAGCGGAGCCGAGGGACGCGACCGCCTGCACCGCATCGGCTCGAGCGAGCTCACGGGGATGCTCGAACGCGCGGCCCTCGCCGCCGCCATCACCGTGTCACGGCCGGGGGCCGACCCGCCGAACGCGCGCGAACTGGCGGACGCGGAGGACGCCCGGGACGCGGCGAGCACGGACCGGGCCACCGACTGATCCGACACTCGACATCCGACACCGACGCACGACACGACGGCGGGGCCCGCACATCGCGGGCCTCGCCGTCGTGGTGTCGGCAGCATTCTCAGTGCTGGCAGCCGGGGCACCAGTAGAGCTTGCGCGCCTGCATCTCCTCGAGCGCGATCGGCGTACCGCACACACGGCACGGCTCCCCGGCGCGGCCGTAGACCCAGTGCCGGTCCTCGCGATGCCGGAGGGCGTCCTCCTTGCGCTTGCCGCGCAGCCCGTCCATCGTCATCATCTGGCCGACCTCGACACCGATGCGCAGGAGCTTGCGCCAATCGCGCCACAGTGCGCGCACCTGTTCCTCGGTGAGGGCCGACCCCGGCGTGTGCGGGTC is drawn from Pseudoclavibacter chungangensis and contains these coding sequences:
- a CDS encoding ABC transporter permease, with translation MTQTSPPTSSLDLAAEFLDRRTPLDRARGVLHRYPAISPAVVLVIAIIVFGTINPRFFAPANLSLVLDQVSVIGTVAIAQTLIILTAGIDLSVGAGMILASMVMAQTAFHNGFPAALALLAGLVAALAAGALNGFLVTRVKLPPFIATLGTLNVFIALTLLYSGGQTVRKSEMPGLLSWTATAFPIGDVMLTVGVVIMIALYLLMAYVLGRTSWGRHVYAVGDDIEAARLAGISTTKVLMSVYVVAGAILAVAAWIQIGRSGAASPNAGADLNLDSITAVVIGGTSLFGGRGIIWGTLLGAVIVGVFRNGLFLANVDGLYQTLAIGILVIVAVAVDQWIRKVRK
- a CDS encoding carbohydrate kinase family protein, producing the protein MATTDADRPDPVGTVDARIVVIGEALVDVVHRLDGRIEEMPGGSPANVALTLGRLGHRPQLVTQLADDRHGRVVRAWLDESGVELVASASPRTSTATAFLDAAGAASYEFDLDWDIAIAPQEVIDVLHSGSIAALLEPGATEVVRAMGEARHDALVTYDPNVRPVLLGDRGPVRERVERVVALSDLVKASDEDLEWLYPESSAVEVARAWQATGPAVVIVTSGADGAFAVTAHGVWEVAAPRIRVADTVGAGDTFMAALIDVLLRLGISGAEGRDRLHRIGSSELTGMLERAALAAAITVSRPGADPPNARELADAEDARDAASTDRATD
- a CDS encoding ATP-binding cassette domain-containing protein; translated protein: MSLVTDAVEPVPTPQGVPVLEAKRLVKTFGKVVGLDGVSLQLHAGEVLAIIGDNGAGKSTLIKCLTGAYVPDQGELLLDGEPVHFKRPQDARDAGIETVYQNLAVSPALDVASNLFLGRERRKPGILGTVFRTLDTAGMRAEAREQLQRLGISTLQDVTVAVENLSGGQRQAVAVARAAAFGSKVVVLDEPTAALGVRESNQVLELIERLREQHVPVVLISHNMPHVFQVADRIHIQRLGKRAATITPRSHSMTDAVAIMTGAAVA
- a CDS encoding putative quinol monooxygenase, translated to MPDENGTPDRRAPRAEPAAPAAVPRTLYAEFTARPGTESAVQDLIVAYADEVRAEPGNLRFEVYRRAESPAAFVVFERYADEAAFRAHLAHPTGRAFNDELVPLIEEDASVLSFLNDVVS